A window from Vigna angularis cultivar LongXiaoDou No.4 chromosome 7, ASM1680809v1, whole genome shotgun sequence encodes these proteins:
- the LOC128197861 gene encoding uncharacterized protein LOC128197861, translating to MNLAGLSNNVVKFNGLNYVDWSEQIQFQLGVLGLDMAIMMDEMPAAITETSTSDEKSLYEAWHRSNRLSLNLMRMSMAENVKPSMPKMENAKEFMKMIKEYSQSDITDKSIVGTLMSELTTKKFDWSQPIHEHVTGMANIAARLKSMGMEVNESFLVQFIMNSLPPEFGQFQVNYNTIKDKWNFQEIKAMKEEQEGQSPNESE from the exons ATGAATTTAGCAGGTTTGAGCAACAATGTCGTCAAGTTTAATGGGCTCAATTATGTCGATTGGTCAGAACAAATCCAGTTCCAACTGGGTGTTCTAGGCCTGGATATGGCTATTATGATGGATGAAATGCCCGCAGCCATTACAGAGACCAGTACAAGTGATGAAAAGTCTCTTTATGAGGCTTGGCATAGGTCTAACAGGTTGTCATTAAACTTGATGCGCATGTCTATGGCAGAGAACGTAAAGCCTTCCATGCCCAAAATGGAAAACGCAAAGGAATTCATGAAAATGATCAAGGAGTATTCACAATCAGACATAACTGACAAGTCTATTGTGGGAACTCTTATGAGTGAGCTGACTACCAAAAAGTTTGACTGGTCACAGCCCATACATGAACATGTAACTGGAATGGCAAATATAGCAGCAAGATTGAAGTCAATGGGAATGGAGGTGAATGAGTCTTTTCTAGTACagttcatcatgaactctcttCCTCCTGAATTTGGCCAGTTCCAAGTGAATTATAACACTATTAAGGATAAGTGGAACTTCCAAGAAATCAAAGCCAT gaaagaagaacaagaaggacaaagccccaatgaaagtgaataa
- the LOC108338112 gene encoding abscisic-aldehyde oxidase, with protein sequence MELPNTPTSLIFGVNGERFELSHVDPSTTLLQFLRTRTRFKSVKLGCGEGGCGACVVLLSRYDPVLEQVEDFTASSCLTLLCSIHGCSITTSEGIGNSKEGFHPIHERFAGFHATQCGFCTPGMCVSLLGTLVNAEKTDRAEPPDGFSKVTVSEAEKAIAGNLCRCTGYRPIADVCKSFAADVDMEDLGFNSFWKKGENRDLKVSRLPRYDRNQLSSTFPTFLKEIKQDVFLASEKHSWHRPISLTELQSLLKSNNSNGTRIKIVVSNTGMGYYKDKEDYDKYIDLRGISELSKIRKVRTGIEIGAAVTISKAIEVLREDIRGDFLSDYVMILEKIADHMSKVASGFIRNTASVGGNLIMAQRNNFPSDIAVILLAVDAMVHIMTGTQFEWLTLEEFLERPALGLESVLLSIKIPSLELNQSESSEPRSRFLFETYRASPRPLGNALPYLNASFMVKVSPCKDSGGTLIYTCRLSFGVYGSKHAIRAKKVEELFAGKLLSASVLYDAVNLITATIVSQDDNVLTAYRSSLAAGFIFQFFNPLIDSPERISNGYLNGSDNHPFADDFELKVSQKKAPHDKVSTLLISGKQVLEAGREYHPVGEPFVKSGAAQQASGEAVFVDDIPSPSNCLHGAYIYSAKPLARVRSIKLTPELQLDGVRDIISSKDIPNGGENIGSKTIFGTEPLFAEEKARCVGDRLAFVVADTQKVADMAANSAVVDYDTENLEPPILSVEDAVERSSFFEVPPFLDPEHVGDISKGMAEAEHKILSAEMKLGSQYYFYMETQTALAVPDEDNCITVYSSSQCPESVHSTIARCLGIPENNVRVITRRVGGGFGGKALKSIPIATSCALAAHKLQRPVRMYLSRKTDMIMAGGRHPMKITYSVGFRNDGKITALELQILINAGIYVDVSAIYPHNLVFALKKYNWGALAFDIKVCRTNHPSRSAMRGPGEVQGSFIAEAILENVAATLSMGVDSVRSINLHTHKSLQFFYENSSGEPYEYTLPSIWSKIAVSSNYEQRTKMVKEFNRINSWKKRGISRVPVVIQVTLRPTPGKVSIFSDGSVVVEVGGIEIGQGLWTKVKQMAAYGLSAVQCEGTEGIFDKVRVVQSDTVSMIQGGFTAGSTTSEASCEAVRLSCNILVERLKPLKEKLQEEMGSINWETLILQAYMRAVNLSASSLYTPGNDGYLNYGAAVSEVEIDLLNGETRFLQTDIIYDCGQSLNPAVDLGQIEGAFVQGLGFFMLEEYETNLDGLVLQDGTWNYKIPTVDTIPMQFNVQVLNSGHHQHRVLSSKASGEPPLVLAASIHCATRAAVKEARKQLLSWSNQDGADSAFQLGVPATMPVVKELCGLDIVQTYLKWKMTNK encoded by the exons ATGGAACTGCCGAATACTCCAACAAGTTTGATTTTTGGTGTTAATGGTGAGAGGTTTGAGCTCTCCCACGTGGACCCATCAACTACCTTGCTCCAGTTCTTGCGCACTCGCACTCGTTTTAAGAGTGTCAAACTCGGTTGTGGTGAAG GGGGATGTGGTGCTTGTGTAGTTTTACTCTCAAGATACGATCCTGTGCTTGAACAAGTTGAGGATTTTACAGCAAGCTCTTGTCTCACCCTACTTTGCAGCATACATGGTTGTTCAATAACAACCAGTGAAGGAATTGGAAATTCTAAAGAAGGATTCCACCCaattcatgaaagatttgcAGGATTCCATGCCACTCAATGTGGCTTTTGTACTCCTGGAATGTGTGTTTCCCTCTTGGGAACTCTTGTCAATGCTGAAAAGACCGATCGTGCAGAGCCACCAGATGGGTTCTCAAAAGTAACTGTTAGTGAGGCTGAGAAGGCTATTGCAGGGAATCTTTGTCGCTGCACTGGGTACAGACCAATTGCTGATGTCTGCAAAAGCTTTGCAGCTGATGTTGATATGGAGGATTTGGGGTTTAACTCGTTTTGGAAAAAGGGAGAGAACAGGGACTTAAAGGTTAGTAGGTTGCCTCGTTATGATCGTAATCAACTGAGTAGTACATTTCCTACGTTTTTGAAGGAAATCAAGCAAGATGTGTTCTTGGCTTCTGAGAAGCACAGTTGGCACCGACCTATTAGTCTAACAGAGCTTCAGAgtttattaaaatcaaacaattcCAATGGAACACGGATAAAAATTGTAGTTAGTAATACAGGTATGGGATATTACAAAGATAAAGAAGACTATGATAAGTACATTGATCTAAGGGGAATTTCTGAGCTTTCAAAGATCAGAAAGGTCCGAACAGGGATTGAAATTGGAGCAGCAGTGACAATATCTAAAGCTATTGAAGTACTGAGGGAAGATATCAGAGGTGACTTTCTCTCAGATTATGTAATGATACTTGAAAAGATTGCTGATCATATGAGCAAAGTTGCCTCAGGATTTATTAGGAACACAGCCAGTGTTGGTGGCAATTTAATCATGGCACAAAGGAATAATTTTCCTTCCGATATTGCTGTCATACTTCTTGCTGTTGATGCAATGGTTCACATTATGACTGGCACACAATTTGAGTGGCTGACACTGGAAGAATTTCTGGAAAGACCAGCGTTAGGTCTGGAAAGTGTGCTTTTAAGCATTAAAATTCCTAGTTTGGAACTCAATCAAAGTGAATCCTCAGAACCAAGAAGTAGATTCCTCTTTGAGACATACCGAGCTTCTCCAAGGCCGCTTGGAAATGCCCTTCCCTACTTAAATGCTTCTTTCATGGTTAAGGTGTCTCCATGCAAGGATTCTGGTGGAACTCTGATATATACTTGTAGGTTGTCTTTTGGTGTTTATGGGAGTAAACATGCAATCAGAGCCAAAAAAGTTGAAGAACTTTTTGCTGGAAAACTTTTAAGTGCTAGCGTTCTGTACGATGCTGTCAACTTGATTACAGCCACTATTGTATCTCAAGATGATAACGTATTAACAGCTTATCGTTCAAGTTTGGCTGCtggttttatttttcagttcTTTAACCCTCTTATTGACAGTCCTGAAAGAATAAGCAATGGTTATTTGAATGGAAGTGATAATCATCCTTTTGCTgatgattttgaattaaaagtcAGTCAAAAGAAGGCACCTCATGACAAAGTTTCAACTTTACTAATATCTGGAAAGCAAGTCCTTGAAGCAGGCCGTGAGTATCATCCTGTTGGTGAGCCATTCGTGAAATCAGGAGCTGCACAACAAGCTTCAG gTGAGGCTGTGTTTGTGGATGACATTCCATCACCATCAAATTGCTTACATGGAGCATACATTTATAGTGCTAAACCTTTAGCAAGGGTAAGGAGTATAAAACTCACGCCTGAGTTGCAACTGGATGGAGTAAGGGATATCATTTCAAGTAAAGACATTCCCAATGGTGGGGAAAACATTGGATCCAAGACCATATTTGGGACCGAACCTCTATTTGCAGAAGAAAAAGCTAGATGTGTTGGCGATCGCCTTGCATTTGTG GTTGCAGATACTCAGAAAGTTGCAGATATGGCTGCAAACTCGGCTGTTGTTGATTATGATACTGAAAATCTTGAGCCTCCTATTCTATCAGTTGAAGATGCTGTTGAAAGATCTAGCTTTTTTGAAGTTCCTCCATTTCTCGATCCAGAACATGTTGGTGATATATCAAAAGGAATGGCTGAAGCAGAGCACAAGATTCTTTCTGCTGAG ATGAAACTTGGTTCTCAATACTATTTCTATATGGAGACACAAACTGCACTTGCTGTTCCAGATGAAGACAATTGCATTACAGTTTACTCCTCAAGTCAATGCCCTGAGTCTGTTCATTCTACTATAGCAAGATGCCTAGGAATTCCTGAAAATAATGTTCGTGTAATTACAAGAAGGGTTGGGGGTGGTTTTGGCGGAAAGGCCTTGAAATCCATACCT ATTGCCACATCATGTGCACTGGCAGCACATAAATTACAGCGTCCAGTTAGGATGTATCTAAGTCGAAAGACAGATATGATAATGGCTGGAGGAAGGCATCCTATGAAGATAACATACAGTGTTGGATTTAGGAATGATGGTAAGATTACTGCACTGGAACTTCAGATTTTGATCAATGCTGGAATCTATGTGGATGTAAGTGCAATTTATCCACATAATTTAGTTTTTGCACTTAAAAAGTACAACTGGGGTGCACTAGCTTTTGATATAAAGGTTTGCAGAACAAATCATCCCAGTAGATCTGCTATGAGGGGTCCTGGGGAGGTGCAGGGATCATTTATTGCTGAAGCTATTTTAGAAAATGTTGCAGCTACACTTTCAATGGGTGTAGATTCTGTCAGAAGCATTAATCTTCATACGCACAAAAGCCTTCAGTTTTTCTATGAGAACTCTAGTGGTGAACCTTATGAGTATACCTTGCCTTCAATATGGAGTAAGATAGCGGTTTCTTCAAACTATGAGCAGAGAACTAAAATGGTGAAAGAGTTTAACAGGATTAACAGTTGGAAGAAAAGGGGAATTTCTCGAGTGCCGGTTGTGATTCAAGTGACTCTGAGACCAACCCCTGGAAAAGTAAGTATTTTTTCAGATGGGTCTGTGGTTGTTGAAGTTGGAGGAATTGAAATAGGTCAAGGTCTTTGGACAAAGGTGAAACAGATGGCTGCATATGGCCTCAGTGCAGTTCAATGTGAAGGAACTGAAGGGATTTTTGATAAAGTACGAGTTGTACAATCTGATACTGTGAGCATGATTCAAGGAGGCTTCACTGCTGGGAGCACTACATCAGAGGCAAGTTGCGAAGCAGTTAGGCTTAGCTGCAACATCTTGGTGGAGAGGCTAAAGCCTCTCAAAGAAAAACTGCAGGAGGAAATGGGCTCTATCAACTGGGAGACCCTTATTCTTCAG GCATACATGCGAGCTGTGAACTTATCAGCCTCTTCATTGTACACACCCGGTAATGACGGTTACCTTAATTACGGTGCTGCAGTAAGTGAG GTGGAAATAGATCTTCTGAATGGAGAAACCAGATTTTTGCAAACAGATATTATTTATGATTGTGGACAGAGTCTAAACCCTGCTGTGGATTTAGGACAG ATCGAAGGAGCTTTTGTCCAGGGCTTAGGATTTTTCATGCTTGAAGAGTACGAAACAAATCTAGATGGTTTGGTGTTGCAAGACGGCACTTGGAACTACAAAATTCCTACTGTGGACACAATACCTATGCAGTTTAATGTTCAAGTCCTCAACAGTGGCCACCACCAGCATCGTGTTCTCTCTTCCAAAG CATCTGGGGAGCCACCATTAGTTCTAGCAGCTTCAATTCACTGTGCCACAAGAGCAGCAGTGAAAGAAGCAAGGAAACAGCTTCTTTCATGGAGCAACCAAGATGGAGCAGATTCAGCATTTCAGTTGGGAGTCCCTGCAACGATGCCTGTGGTGAAGGAACTCTGCGGACTTGACATTGTGCAAACATATCTCAAATGGAAAATGACCAACAAGTAA